Proteins from one Plasmodium gaboni strain SY75 chromosome 4, whole genome shotgun sequence genomic window:
- a CDS encoding calmodulin-like protein (transcript variant 2; alternatively spliced), translated as MSKFFLSKQRRAEIESIFKEYNTNKDGVSGEKLLYLLRSLGIYLNKSESEVILEDYKKNGNLNLSEFFELMKQYYFDENIENLLYLSLQSYAQEKSKTINLNEFKNVLLTLGVGIKLTEEEVDAFLNVEFNGYKNKEVSFDDFIYKILKE; from the exons ATGAGTAAATTTTTCCTGTCTAAACAGAGG AGAGCTGAGATTGAATcaatatttaaagaataCAATACTAATAAAGATGGAGTAAGTGgtgaaaaattattatatttgttaaGATCTCTTGGTATATATCTTAACAAAAGTGAATCAGAGGTCATATTGGAAG attataagaaaaatgGGAATTTAAATTTGAGTGAATTTTTTGAACTTATGaaacaatattatttcgatgaaaatattgaaaaCCTACTATACCTGTCTTTGCAATCGTATGCTCAGGAAAAATCCAAAACCATAAATTTGAATGAATTcaaaaatgtattattgACATTAGGTGT TGGAATTAAATTAACAGAAGAAGAAGTAGATGCATTTTTAAATGTAGAATTCAATggatataaaaataaagaagtATCATTTGATGATTTCATTTATAA aatTTTAAAAGAATGA
- a CDS encoding calmodulin-like protein (transcript variant 1; alternatively spliced), whose protein sequence is MSKFFLSKQRRAEIESIFKEYNTNKDGVSGEKLLYLLRSLGIYLNKSESEVILEDYKKNGNLNLSEFFELMKQYYFDENIENLLYLSLQSYAQEKSKTINLNEFKNVLLTLGSGIKLTEEEVDAFLNVEFNGYKNKEVSFDDFIYKILKE, encoded by the exons ATGAGTAAATTTTTCCTGTCTAAACAGAGG AGAGCTGAGATTGAATcaatatttaaagaataCAATACTAATAAAGATGGAGTAAGTGgtgaaaaattattatatttgttaaGATCTCTTGGTATATATCTTAACAAAAGTGAATCAGAGGTCATATTGGAAG attataagaaaaatgGGAATTTAAATTTGAGTGAATTTTTTGAACTTATGaaacaatattatttcgatgaaaatattgaaaaCCTACTATACCTGTCTTTGCAATCGTATGCTCAGGAAAAATCCAAAACCATAAATTTGAATGAATTcaaaaatgtattattgACATTAG GTAGTGGAATTAAATTAACAGAAGAAGAAGTAGATGCATTTTTAAATGTAGAATTCAATggatataaaaataaagaagtATCATTTGATGATTTCATTTATAA aatTTTAAAAGAATGA
- a CDS encoding putative Rab5-interacting protein: MKKSNEQKNEADPLLKKFFCEKLTKNEMDDVFFYYKQLMGILAGIISGLLRIKGIWGFLFFFLFQFVTSFVLYNKKIHENYFLDNYNIAKSNIFTAFSAFLLSWITSNTMLV, encoded by the exons atgaaaaaatcCAATGAGCAAAAAAATGAAGCAGATCCATTATTGAAGAAGTTTTTTTGTGAAAAATTAACAAAA AATGAAATGGACgatgtttttttttattataaacaattaatgg GTATTTTAGCTGGTATCATATCAGGACTATTACGTATTAAAGGAATTTGGGGatttctcttttttttccttttccAATTTGTAACATCCTTTGtcttatataataaaaaaattcatgaaaattattttcttgacaattataatattgcaaaaagtaatatatttacagCTTTTTCGGCATTTTTG TTATCATGGATTACATCTAATACAATGTTAGTTTAA
- a CDS encoding hypothetical protein (conserved Plasmodium protein, unknown function), with translation MDDDEINKEKPMVHISIKERQIRISQLLNSNKNDKGPTKTVEFNLLEEQKNSKCVNKFNMEKRQLSLKNTAIAEKLNNALFSKGNSCTDNTLISYDRKNTDQSKELNLKNKDVGSLKKMDYSLLNKKISENYKNQLSNVLLMKNNNPQTLYYKNAPKKKKDTDIFEKGISIEGVLINKKVDNSNEDNETEKKKHILKLFSKNSFHVNKHDTTMEKNNNSLQKEMKSYYKNKTFTDRFLHLKHESYNSEDINSETTYKNKTIVENTTTINRNKKKMFSYFKNICKRRKHKINSKQQLHSSQSNSTTSIQSLNENENKNKNKKHSKFFFFCVK, from the exons ATGGATGATGACGAAATAAACAAAGAGAAACCCATGGTCCACATATCCATAAAGGAAAGACAAATAA gAATATCTCAGTTGTTAAACTCcaataaaaatgataagGGACCCACCAAAACAGTAGAGTTTAATCTGTTAGAAGAACAAAAGAACTCAAAATGtgtaaataaatttaatatgGAAAAAAGACAACTAAGCCTTAAAAATACAGCTATAGctgaaaaattaaataatgcCTTATTTTCTAAAGGGAATAGTTGCACAGATAATACATTAATATCTTATGATAGAAAAAATACAGATCAATCAAAAGAAttgaatttaaaaaataaagatgtAGGATCtcttaaaaaaatggattattctcttttaaataagaaaataagtgaaaattataaaaatcaaTTAAGTAATGTTTTGcttatgaaaaataataatcctcaaactttatattataaaaatgctccaaaaaaaaaaaaagatactgatatatttgaaaaagGTATTAGTATTGAAGGTGTTTTAATCAACAAGAAAGTAGATAATTCTAATGAAGATAATGAAactgaaaaaaaaaaacatattttgaaattattttcaaaaaatagTTTTCATGTTAATAAACATGATACTACtatggaaaaaaataataattcattacaaaaagaaatgaaaagttattataaaaataaaacatttaCAGACAGGTTTTTACATCTAAAACATGAATCATATAATTCAGAGGATATCAACTCAGAAACTAcctataaaaataaaactaTAGTTGAAAATACAACAACAATAAAtagaaacaaaaaaaaaatgttttcctattttaaaaatatatgcaAGAGAAgaaaacataaaataaattcaaAACAACAATTACACAGTTCACAGTCAAACAGCACTACTTCTATTCAATcattaaatgaaaatgaaaataaaaataaaaataaaaaacattccaaatttttctttttttgtgtaaaatga
- a CDS encoding putative RNA-binding protein, with amino-acid sequence MMIENDETLNGLHNYEEFCIKEKSCHVDHDEKVHVDSIVKKNECAHNYEQREKRDRSSSVDSKPEIKKICCCQESNCSKSSKYEKSSCGSKNKNGDSLSNASTGINECVNNSKILNEPFKFFIGGIPQYITSKNITEYFEQYGTVQHVVIAQDHETKRNRGFAFVTMASHMNKEKILKDTHELNGKRVDVREENNTTPSDIQRKIFVGGLNYYWTKDTLESYFSTFGEIDVVQIVLDSSGRSRCFGFVVFSNENSVAKVLKHKRHKIYDKMVEVRKAEPKKPKMSIKRSNNKNFSKFPPHIPFMTPFAPCNKETMAQWANFMYNTCGVPFLFNQRFQNLPDFYSNYNYYQNSLENIQQSEYNN; translated from the exons ATGATGATAGAAAACGATGAAACATTAAATGGATTACATAATTATGAAGAATTTTGTATTAAGGAAAAATCGTGTCATGTTGATCATGATGAAAAAGTTCATGTAGACAGCATcgtaaaaaaaaatgagtGTGCACATAATTATGAACAAAGGGAAAAAAGAGATAGAAGTTCTTCTGTTGATTCTAAGCCAG agataaaaaaaatatgttgCTGCCAAGAATCCAACTGTTCAAAAAGCTCCAAATATGAAAAGAGTTCTTGTGGTTCtaagaataaaaatggCGATTCCTTAAGTAATG CTTCTACAGGCATTAACGAATGTGTGAATAATTCGaaaattttaaatgaaCCCTTTAAGTTTTTTATCGGAGGTATTCCACAATATATTACAAGCAAG aaTATAACTGAGTATTTCGAACAATATGGAACAGTTCAACATGTCGTGATTGCTCAAGATCATGAGACGAAAAGGAACAGAGGATTTGCATTTGTAACGATGGCTTCACATAtgaataaagaaaaaattttaaag GATACTCACGAATTAAATGGAAAAAGGGTAGACGTTAGAGAAGAAAACAATACTACTCCTTCTGACATTCAAAGGAAAATTTTTGTTGGTGGTCTTAACTATTATTGGACTAAAGACACTTTGGAAAG TTATTTTTCAACATTTGGAGAAATTGATGTAGTTCAAATCGTTTTAGATTCTAGTGGTAGATCTCGCTGTTTTGGTTTTGTAGTTTTTTCTAATGAAAATTCAGTTGCCAAAGTTTTGAAACATAAGAGGcacaaaatatat GACAAAATGGTTGAAGTCAGAAAAGCGGAACCTAAAAAACCAAAAATGTCCATTAAAAGATCAAACAATAAAAA TTTCTCCAAGTTTCCTCCACATATTCCATTCATGACACCCTTTGCTCCATGCAATAAAGAAACCATGGCTCAATGGGCTAACTTTATGTATAACACATGTGGAGTcccttttttatttaatcAAAGATTTCAGAACCTTCCAGATTTTTATtcaaattataattattatcaaaattctttggaaaatatacaacaatctgaatataataattaa